In one window of Dromaius novaehollandiae isolate bDroNov1 chromosome W, bDroNov1.hap1, whole genome shotgun sequence DNA:
- the LOC135324382 gene encoding deoxyuridine 5'-triphosphate nucleotidohydrolase-like, whose protein sequence is MNGLLKEQLCKLSPTGTLMGWSKNIHQATACLNDHPPRGSTPYAHFKGESIKRPRVLGVQRLQPQACLPRRALPGSAGLGLRLPHKEITLELESRHLVSMGLAVTIPQGYYGRMVPCNSLALRGVDIIAGVIDLNYLEGARVAIHYTGSQPLRCAQGDQIAQLITEWLGVPTIQEGDSLQLTQQPGGFRSTGRAVWVHDLTKPVQSEGEIIADGPGETHLVQIKGENVI, encoded by the coding sequence ATGAACGGGCTGCTCAAGGAGCAGCTGTGCAAACTGtcccctactggtaccctcatgggttggagcaaaaacattcatcaggcaactgcctgcctcaatgacCACCCACCGCGTGGCTCTACCCCGTATGCTCATTTCAAAGGGGAATCCATCAAGCGGCCGCGTGTGCTTGGAGTGCAACGGCTGCagccccaagcctgcctccccaggcGAGCCctgcccgggagtgcagggttgggtctgcgattgccacacaaagaaataaccctagaactggagagccgtcatcttgtgagtatggggttggccgtcaccatacctcaagggtattatggtcGCATGGTGCCCTGTAATAGTTTAGCTCTCCGGGGAGTGGACATCATTGCAGGGGTCATTGACTTGAACTACCTTGAGGGGGCGAGGGTTGCAATCCATTACACCGGATCCCAGCCCCTGCGATGTGCACagggagaccaaatagcccaactgataACTGAGTGGCTAggggtccccactatccaggaaGGAGATTCCTTGCAGCTCACTCAGCAGCCAGGTGGCTTCAGGTCTACAGGgcgtgctgtgtgggtgcatgatctgACTAAACCCGTACAGTCAgaaggggaaatcattgctgatgggccaggagaaaCCCACCTGGTACAAATCAAAGGGGAAAATGTCATTTAG